The Haloplanus sp. CK5-1 genome contains a region encoding:
- a CDS encoding orc1/cdc6 family replication initiation protein, with translation MDSDDSPPDDRSASDPEEDDLRDAPARDRTSDISHDVDIDDVLDDDDAEDNQGLFDDLLSGEPIFENKEVLRPSYTPHELPHRNEQINRMATILVSALRGDTPSNILIYGKTGTGKTASAKFVSKELESTSEKYDVPCEVEYINCEVTDTQYRVLAQLANKFIEKNRTVIEDRIDDLADRRAAIADGDATPADSPFDSTAAIDDRIESLEADREGMDSVPMTGWPTDRVYSSFFEAVDYHERVVVIMLDEIDKLVEKSGDDTLYNLSRMNSELENSRISIMGISNDLKFTDFLDPRVKSSLGEEEIVFPPYDANQLRDILQHRADVAFEGGALTEDVIPLCAAFAAQEHGDARRALDLLRTAGELAERGQADTVEENHVRQAQDKIELDRVVEVVRTLPTQSKIVLFAIILLEKNGVHNINTGEVFNIYKRLCEEIDADVLTQRRVTDLISELDMLGIVNAVVVSKGRYGRTKEISLSVPVDETEAVLLSDSRLGDIENAQPFVQARFDN, from the coding sequence ATGGACTCCGACGACTCACCCCCTGACGACCGGTCCGCCTCCGACCCCGAAGAGGACGACCTCCGCGACGCCCCCGCCCGGGACCGGACGTCCGATATCTCTCACGACGTCGACATCGACGACGTCCTCGACGACGACGATGCCGAGGACAACCAGGGCCTGTTCGACGACTTACTCTCCGGGGAGCCAATCTTCGAGAACAAGGAGGTGCTTCGGCCCTCCTATACGCCACACGAACTCCCCCACCGAAACGAACAGATCAACCGGATGGCGACCATCTTGGTCTCGGCGCTCCGGGGCGACACCCCCTCCAACATCCTCATCTACGGGAAGACGGGGACGGGCAAAACTGCCAGTGCGAAGTTCGTCAGCAAGGAACTGGAGTCTACCTCCGAGAAGTACGACGTCCCCTGTGAGGTGGAGTACATCAACTGTGAGGTGACCGACACCCAGTACCGGGTGCTGGCCCAACTCGCCAACAAGTTCATCGAGAAAAACCGCACGGTCATCGAGGACCGGATCGACGACCTAGCCGACCGCCGGGCGGCCATCGCGGACGGCGACGCCACCCCCGCCGACTCCCCGTTCGACTCCACGGCGGCTATCGACGACCGGATCGAATCCCTCGAAGCGGACCGCGAGGGGATGGACTCCGTCCCGATGACCGGGTGGCCGACCGATCGGGTCTACAGTTCCTTCTTCGAGGCCGTCGACTATCACGAACGCGTCGTCGTCATCATGCTCGACGAGATCGACAAACTCGTCGAGAAGTCCGGTGACGACACGCTGTACAACCTCTCCCGGATGAACTCCGAACTCGAGAACTCCCGTATCTCCATCATGGGTATCTCGAACGACCTGAAGTTCACCGACTTCCTCGACCCCCGTGTCAAGTCGAGTCTGGGCGAGGAAGAGATCGTCTTCCCGCCCTACGACGCCAACCAACTCCGCGACATCCTCCAACACCGGGCGGACGTGGCGTTCGAGGGCGGCGCACTCACCGAGGACGTCATCCCGCTCTGTGCCGCTTTCGCGGCCCAAGAACACGGTGACGCCCGCCGCGCCCTCGACCTCCTCCGGACCGCGGGTGAACTCGCCGAACGCGGACAGGCCGACACTGTCGAGGAGAACCACGTCCGGCAGGCCCAAGACAAGATCGAACTCGACCGCGTCGTCGAGGTGGTCCGCACCCTCCCGACGCAGTCGAAGATCGTTCTCTTCGCGATCATCCTCCTCGAGAAGAACGGCGTTCACAACATCAACACCGGCGAGGTGTTCAACATCTACAAGCGCCTCTGTGAGGAGATAGACGCCGATGTGTTGACCCAGCGCCGGGTCACCGACCTCATCTCCGAACTCGACATGCTCGGCATCGTCAACGCCGTCGTCGTGAGCAAGGGGCGGTACGGTCGCACCAAGGAGATCAGCCTCTCGGTCCCCGTCGACGAGACCGAAGCGGTCCTCCTCTCGGACTCCCGACTCGGCGACATCGAGAACGCCCAGCCGTTCGTGCAGGCCCGGTTCGACAACTGA
- a CDS encoding GTP-binding protein, which translates to MGLLTGLRDSITRVTDRLFSASDPKRIGIYGPPNAGKTTLANRIARDWTGDAVGPESHVPHETRRARRKENVEIERNGSTVTIDIVDTPGVTTKVDYKEFLEHDIDEEDAVRRSREATEGVAEAMHWLREDVDGVIYVLDSTEDPFTQVNTMLIGIIESQDLPVLIFANKTDLDDSNVKRIGDAFPQHETVPLSALEGDNMDEVYDKIAEYFG; encoded by the coding sequence ATGGGACTGCTCACAGGACTCAGAGACAGCATCACACGCGTGACGGATCGACTGTTCTCGGCCAGCGATCCCAAGCGGATCGGGATCTACGGACCGCCCAACGCCGGGAAGACAACGCTCGCGAACCGAATCGCACGCGACTGGACGGGGGACGCCGTCGGCCCGGAGAGCCACGTCCCCCACGAGACCCGCCGCGCCCGCCGGAAGGAGAACGTTGAGATAGAGCGCAACGGGAGTACCGTCACCATCGACATCGTCGACACGCCCGGCGTGACGACGAAGGTCGACTACAAGGAGTTCCTCGAACACGACATCGACGAGGAGGACGCAGTCCGGCGGTCCCGGGAGGCCACCGAGGGCGTCGCCGAGGCGATGCACTGGCTTCGCGAGGACGTCGACGGCGTGATCTACGTCCTCGACAGCACCGAGGATCCGTTCACCCAAGTCAATACGATGCTCATCGGGATCATCGAGAGCCAGGATCTCCCGGTGCTCATCTTCGCGAACAAGACCGATCTGGACGACTCGAACGTCAAGCGGATCGGGGACGCCTTCCCACAACACGAGACGGTGCCGCTGTCGGCGCTCGAAGGCGACAACATGGACGAAGTGTACGACAAGATCGCGGAGTACTTCGGGTGA
- a CDS encoding DUF2073 domain-containing protein: MPEATPTDGDDGVQIDLISGARMEDLTGMEKIRLILDGVREGNIVILEEGLSPDEESKLIEVTMTEISPDEFNGIEIETYPRSETADRSFLDRLMGRESTKKLTVIGPANQIQTLHKDENLISALVSRK; the protein is encoded by the coding sequence ATGCCGGAAGCCACTCCCACCGACGGCGACGACGGCGTGCAGATCGATCTCATCAGCGGGGCGCGGATGGAGGATCTCACGGGCATGGAGAAGATCCGACTCATCCTCGACGGCGTCCGCGAGGGTAACATCGTCATCCTCGAAGAGGGCCTTTCCCCCGACGAGGAGTCGAAACTCATCGAAGTGACGATGACCGAGATCAGCCCCGACGAGTTCAACGGGATCGAGATCGAGACCTACCCCCGATCGGAGACGGCGGATCGAAGCTTCCTCGACCGATTGATGGGTCGAGAATCCACGAAGAAACTCACCGTTATCGGGCCAGCCAACCAGATCCAGACGCTCCACAAGGACGAGAACCTCATCAGCGCGCTCGTCTCCCGGAAGTAG
- a CDS encoding OapC/ArvC family zinc-ribbon domain-containing protein — MPHQCTNCERVFADGSKEMLSGCPDCGGNKFQFKPDSAADPPTLDDGPSVTPSDTGSTDSSPASSPSPPSSGPATSESVGSESVPDTDGEFIEAESDPSALDRTEDTAQADARRDVVSRDELDDVAESPPKSGDAARTISPDDAESPGIDDLREELNDQFESIKILEPGQYELNLMELYDRQECIISLQEDGHYVIEVADAWRDDA, encoded by the coding sequence ATGCCCCACCAGTGCACGAACTGCGAACGCGTCTTCGCCGACGGCTCCAAGGAGATGCTCTCGGGGTGTCCCGACTGCGGCGGGAACAAGTTCCAGTTCAAACCGGATTCCGCGGCCGACCCGCCGACGCTGGACGACGGACCGTCCGTGACTCCGTCCGACACCGGATCGACCGATTCGTCCCCCGCCTCGTCGCCGTCGCCCCCATCGTCCGGTCCCGCTACCTCGGAATCCGTGGGTTCGGAGTCGGTGCCCGACACGGACGGTGAGTTCATCGAGGCCGAATCCGATCCGTCCGCCCTCGACCGAACGGAGGACACGGCTCAGGCGGACGCTCGACGGGACGTCGTCAGCCGGGACGAACTCGACGACGTGGCCGAATCACCCCCAAAATCCGGCGACGCCGCTCGAACCATCTCCCCCGACGACGCCGAGTCTCCGGGGATCGACGACCTCCGGGAGGAACTGAACGACCAGTTCGAGAGCATCAAGATCCTCGAACCGGGGCAGTACGAACTCAACTTGATGGAACTGTACGACCGCCAGGAGTGCATCATCTCGCTCCAGGAGGACGGTCACTACGTCATCGAAGTCGCCGACGCGTGGCGCGACGATGCGTGA
- a CDS encoding DUF7089 family protein, which produces MFDRRSLSEDLNAVRDRHVPGVIVLDTDADFETLPPATAEDLGLLVDALDPTTYPDEWVPDDAPTPLHRYAGSDFTVGLPGDGTVMWTRQTDPPTVLVKARAEGTPDDFLEFLIAEALVELGLDVPESFLGFFGARYPDLDAAVPLDPASVYQIGAALYVGWLGCQTRPIFVDWAADRSRLHEAWVDAGDRLRDRVDNLPGAVARGETDFADATELACAAIKHGLDLPAPFAALDTTAYVDHGPEYAVRWAATTFDRLDRED; this is translated from the coding sequence ATGTTCGACCGACGGTCGCTCTCCGAGGATCTGAACGCCGTCCGTGACCGTCACGTCCCGGGTGTCATCGTCCTCGATACGGACGCCGACTTCGAGACGCTCCCCCCGGCGACCGCCGAGGACCTCGGCCTCCTGGTCGACGCACTCGATCCGACCACCTATCCCGACGAGTGGGTCCCCGACGACGCACCGACTCCGCTCCACCGGTACGCGGGGTCCGACTTCACCGTCGGGCTCCCGGGCGACGGGACGGTCATGTGGACCCGGCAGACCGATCCCCCGACGGTTCTGGTCAAGGCACGGGCGGAGGGGACGCCCGACGACTTCCTCGAGTTCCTGATCGCCGAGGCCCTCGTCGAACTCGGCCTCGACGTCCCGGAGTCGTTTCTCGGCTTCTTCGGCGCTCGATATCCCGACCTCGACGCGGCGGTCCCGCTCGATCCGGCGTCGGTCTACCAGATCGGAGCCGCGCTCTACGTCGGATGGCTCGGCTGTCAGACTCGGCCGATATTCGTCGACTGGGCCGCGGACCGTTCTCGTCTCCACGAGGCGTGGGTCGACGCCGGCGACCGCCTCCGGGACCGAGTCGATAATCTTCCCGGTGCGGTCGCTCGTGGCGAGACCGACTTCGCGGACGCGACCGAACTCGCCTGTGCCGCCATCAAGCACGGTCTCGACCTCCCGGCCCCGTTCGCTGCACTCGATACGACGGCCTACGTGGACCACGGCCCCGAGTACGCCGTCCGTTGGGCGGCGACGACGTTCGACCGACTCGACCGCGAGGACTGA
- a CDS encoding DUF7090 family protein: MDYTLAIDNAPETIPGGTGILLLHPSIGETDRIDTDFLKTDTDNFFVVSTRTTAREVEQKLEHYDVDESKAEILDTLSVERGYSRRPSDRVHYVASPDDLEGVVSKTRTFLESHEGKRRVSVDSLTEMAYYADDEGVFEATDRILDLLVEFDAVGLFHLSKEVHDEAVLARFRDLFDVVLDLNVDGNLTVEFDEE; encoded by the coding sequence ATGGATTACACGCTCGCCATCGACAACGCGCCGGAGACGATCCCCGGCGGGACGGGCATCCTGTTGCTCCACCCGAGCATCGGCGAGACCGACCGAATCGACACCGACTTTCTCAAGACCGATACGGACAACTTCTTCGTCGTCTCGACGCGAACCACCGCCCGCGAGGTCGAGCAGAAACTCGAACACTACGACGTCGACGAGTCGAAGGCGGAAATTCTAGACACGCTCTCCGTGGAACGGGGCTACTCCCGGCGACCGTCCGATCGAGTACACTACGTCGCCTCGCCCGACGATTTGGAGGGAGTCGTGAGCAAGACGCGGACGTTCCTCGAGAGCCACGAGGGGAAACGACGGGTGAGCGTCGACTCGCTCACCGAGATGGCGTACTACGCCGACGACGAAGGGGTGTTCGAGGCGACCGATCGGATCCTCGATCTGCTGGTGGAGTTCGACGCCGTGGGCCTGTTCCATCTCTCGAAGGAAGTTCACGACGAGGCAGTGTTGGCGCGATTCCGGGACCTCTTCGACGTCGTCCTCGATTTGAACGTTGACGGGAACCTGACTGTCGAGTTCGACGAGGAGTGA
- a CDS encoding excinuclease ABC subunit C, whose product MDATAVTARAADLPRDPGVYFFYEGDGVRYVGKAVDLRERVRSYADPRSDRIRRMVDRADRIDVAVTDTETQALLLEANLIKRHQPRYNVRLKDDKSYPLVQLTDHPVPRIEVTRDPDEGATVFGPFTRKGRVETAVKAIRETYGLRGCSDHEYRNRDRPCLDYEMGLCTAPCTGEIGEAAYAEDVDAAVHFFEGETGVLADPIRREMEAAAQERSFERAANLRDRLDAVESFHGSGGDAVASPADERTVDVLGAAVEGDRATVARLHSERGQLVDRSRHRLDAPEGEDRVGALLAAFVPQYYTDRDLPDAVLCSEQPADPEVVSWLESEGVAVRVPGAGREAKLVDLALKNARRHTGGDDELGALADALGLDAVERVEGFDVSHSGGTAVVGSDVCFVDGSAEKAAYRRKKLPDRNDDYANMRALVRWRAERAVEGRDDRPDPDLLLIDGGEGQLAAARDALAETGLDVPAVALAKAEELVVTPDGVHDWDTDAPHLHVLQRVRDEAHRFASQYHESLRDDVSTALDDVPGVGPETRKRLLRRFGSVENVRSASTADLQDVDGVGEKTAGALDRLL is encoded by the coding sequence ATGGACGCGACTGCGGTCACAGCGCGCGCCGCCGACCTCCCTCGTGATCCGGGTGTCTATTTCTTCTACGAGGGTGACGGCGTGCGCTACGTCGGTAAGGCGGTCGACCTTCGCGAACGGGTTCGATCCTACGCCGACCCACGGAGCGACCGCATCCGTCGGATGGTCGACCGCGCCGATCGGATCGACGTGGCGGTCACCGACACCGAGACGCAGGCGTTACTGCTGGAGGCGAACCTGATCAAGCGCCACCAGCCCCGATACAACGTCCGTCTGAAGGACGACAAGTCCTACCCGCTGGTCCAACTCACCGACCACCCAGTGCCGCGAATCGAGGTGACCCGCGATCCCGACGAGGGAGCGACCGTGTTCGGCCCCTTCACCCGGAAGGGGCGAGTCGAGACGGCCGTCAAGGCGATCCGAGAGACCTACGGACTCCGTGGCTGTTCGGACCACGAGTACCGTAATCGTGACCGTCCCTGTCTCGACTACGAGATGGGCCTGTGTACCGCCCCCTGTACCGGAGAGATCGGTGAGGCCGCGTACGCCGAGGACGTCGACGCGGCCGTCCATTTCTTCGAGGGAGAGACGGGAGTACTCGCCGACCCGATCCGTCGTGAGATGGAGGCAGCCGCCCAAGAGCGGTCGTTCGAACGCGCCGCCAACCTCCGGGACCGCCTCGACGCGGTCGAGTCGTTCCACGGATCGGGCGGTGACGCAGTAGCGTCGCCGGCCGACGAGCGAACCGTCGACGTGCTCGGCGCGGCCGTCGAGGGTGACCGCGCGACGGTCGCCCGCCTCCACAGCGAGCGCGGCCAACTCGTCGACCGCTCCCGGCACCGCCTCGACGCGCCCGAGGGCGAGGATCGGGTCGGGGCCCTCCTCGCCGCCTTCGTCCCGCAGTACTACACGGATCGTGACCTCCCCGACGCCGTGTTGTGTTCGGAGCAGCCCGCCGACCCCGAAGTCGTCTCGTGGCTGGAGAGTGAGGGCGTCGCCGTCCGCGTGCCCGGTGCGGGCCGCGAGGCGAAACTGGTCGATCTCGCGTTGAAGAACGCACGGCGGCACACCGGCGGTGATGACGAACTCGGGGCGCTGGCGGACGCCTTGGGGCTCGACGCCGTCGAGCGCGTCGAAGGGTTCGACGTGAGTCACTCCGGGGGTACGGCGGTCGTCGGCAGTGACGTCTGCTTCGTCGATGGGAGCGCCGAGAAGGCGGCGTATCGCCGGAAGAAACTCCCGGACCGAAACGACGACTACGCCAACATGCGCGCGCTCGTCCGCTGGCGCGCCGAACGGGCGGTCGAGGGCCGCGACGACCGTCCCGACCCGGACCTCCTGCTGATCGACGGCGGCGAGGGCCAACTCGCGGCGGCCCGCGACGCCCTCGCCGAGACCGGCTTGGACGTCCCCGCGGTGGCACTGGCGAAGGCCGAAGAACTGGTCGTCACACCGGACGGCGTCCACGACTGGGACACCGACGCCCCCCACCTACACGTCCTCCAGCGAGTCCGTGACGAGGCCCACCGCTTCGCTTCCCAGTACCACGAGAGTCTCCGAGACGACGTGTCGACGGCGCTCGACGACGTACCCGGTGTGGGTCCCGAGACGCGAAAGCGCCTCCTCCGACGGTTCGGCAGTGTCGAGAACGTCCGCTCGGCGTCGACCGCCGACCTACAGGACGTCGACGGCGTCGGCGAGAAGACGGCGGGGGCGCTCGACCGACTGTTGTGA
- the mdh gene encoding malate dehydrogenase, with the protein MTKVSVIGAAGTVGAAAGYNIALREVADELVFVDIPDKESETVGQAADTNHGIAYDSNTVVRQGGYEATAGSDVVVITAGIPRQPGQTRIDLAGDNAPIMEDIGSSLAEYNDDFVSITTSNPVDLLNRHLYESGDRDRHSVIGFGGRLDSARFRYVLAERFDVPVRNVEATILGEHGDAQVPVFSKVRVDGRDLDFSADEREEILDTLQESAMDVIERKGATQWGPATGVGHMVEAVLRDTGEVLPGSVVLDGEYGHDDTAVGVPIKLGADGVEEVVEWDLDDYEADLMDEATAKLSEQYGKID; encoded by the coding sequence ATGACGAAAGTGAGCGTCATCGGCGCGGCAGGGACCGTCGGAGCCGCAGCGGGGTACAACATCGCGCTTCGGGAGGTCGCGGACGAACTCGTCTTCGTCGACATCCCGGACAAGGAAAGCGAGACGGTCGGGCAGGCCGCGGACACGAACCATGGGATCGCCTACGACTCGAACACGGTGGTCCGACAGGGCGGGTACGAGGCAACGGCCGGGTCGGACGTGGTCGTCATCACTGCCGGCATCCCGCGGCAACCGGGACAGACCCGGATTGACCTCGCAGGCGACAACGCGCCGATCATGGAGGACATCGGCTCGTCGCTCGCCGAGTACAACGACGACTTCGTCTCGATCACGACCTCGAACCCTGTCGACCTGCTGAACCGCCACCTCTACGAGAGCGGCGACCGAGACCGCCACTCGGTGATCGGCTTCGGCGGCCGCCTCGACTCCGCGCGCTTCCGGTACGTGCTCGCCGAACGGTTCGACGTTCCCGTCCGGAACGTCGAGGCGACGATCCTCGGCGAACACGGCGACGCGCAGGTGCCCGTCTTCTCGAAGGTCCGGGTGGACGGCCGCGACCTCGACTTCTCGGCCGACGAGCGCGAGGAGATCCTCGACACGCTGCAGGAGTCCGCGATGGACGTCATCGAGCGCAAGGGCGCGACCCAGTGGGGGCCGGCGACCGGCGTCGGACACATGGTCGAGGCGGTGCTCCGCGATACGGGCGAGGTGCTCCCCGGCAGCGTCGTCCTCGACGGCGAGTACGGCCACGACGACACCGCCGTCGGCGTCCCGATTAAACTCGGAGCAGACGGCGTCGAGGAGGTCGTCGAGTGGGACCTCGACGACTACGAGGCGGACTTGATGGACGAAGCCACGGCGAAACTCTCGGAGCAGTACGGGAAGATCGACTGA
- a CDS encoding Sjogren's syndrome/scleroderma autoantigen 1 family protein, with amino-acid sequence MSGFDKEAERERLREKYERDQEKRAATQRMSELLLKGATMTNSHCDTCGDPIFRHDGRAFCPTCRGEGDAAGDAGTGATEPDDTAEADAQADTDSSPGQSAESTDGPTPDESATPVESSTPDARATDADVATSGSRRAPSSTDTERSPTPATGTRGRGYDSDGATADVPAQRSSDPDADPVGTARASLSRTLVRYARAAEDADDPRRAAELLGAAHEAAETLAALDPVR; translated from the coding sequence ATGAGTGGATTCGACAAGGAGGCCGAACGCGAGCGTCTCCGGGAGAAGTACGAACGGGACCAGGAGAAGCGCGCCGCCACCCAGCGGATGAGTGAACTCCTGTTGAAGGGTGCGACGATGACGAACAGCCACTGTGATACCTGTGGCGACCCAATCTTCCGCCACGACGGACGGGCGTTCTGTCCGACGTGTCGGGGCGAGGGCGACGCCGCTGGAGATGCGGGGACGGGAGCCACCGAGCCGGACGACACGGCCGAGGCCGACGCGCAGGCCGATACCGATTCGTCCCCGGGCCAGTCCGCCGAGTCGACCGACGGACCCACTCCGGACGAGTCGGCCACACCTGTCGAGTCCAGTACTCCCGACGCCCGCGCCACCGACGCCGACGTCGCCACCAGCGGATCCCGCAGGGCACCGTCGAGTACCGATACAGAGCGGTCACCCACACCAGCAACCGGTACCCGTGGCCGTGGTTACGACTCCGACGGTGCGACCGCAGACGTGCCGGCGCAGCGATCGTCCGATCCGGACGCAGATCCCGTCGGGACGGCCCGTGCGTCGCTCTCCCGGACCCTCGTCCGATACGCGCGGGCGGCCGAGGACGCGGACGACCCCCGTCGTGCCGCGGAACTACTCGGGGCCGCCCACGAGGCGGCCGAGACGCTCGCTGCGCTCGATCCCGTTCGCTGA
- a CDS encoding DEAD/DEAH box helicase — protein sequence MAATDGGDDDYVDHPLLAPGFIERRRYQQELADTARADHTLVCLPTGLGKTTVSLLVTADRLHEAGGTALFLAPTKPLVQQHATFYREALTIPDDEITVFTGDVRPDDRADLWTDSRIVIATPQVVENDLIGGRISLADVTHLTFDECHRATGDYAYVYIAERYHADAERPLVTAMSASPGGDEEAIRTVCENLGLAEVTVMTEDDADVADYTHDTEVEWERVSLPDEVIEIRDAINDVITDRLESLKELGVTNSTSPDLSQRDLNRMRGELQELIDADQSEGYEGMSIHAEVMKLRRAVELAETQSVESLRRYFERQRNAARSSGASKASQRLVAEPTVREAMRKAEAFDDLHPKFRQTRVLLAQTLGIGGGERVIVFTESRDTAEALTGFLRESFDVRRFVGQGDKEGSDGMTQKEQGETLDAFRAGEFEVLVSTSVAEEGLDVPEVDLVLFYEPVPTAIRSIQRKGRTGRQDEGRVVVLMAEDTRDEAFFWISRRREREMEDELKQLKGVADEVAADLDDSQTALDAFDGDGSTETGTEATEADGGTAAQPGLAAFDETVGDEAETVGDEADGVVATAGDDDDEAVEIVVDQRELDSAIARDLSTREGIETRLETLAVGDYVVSDRVAIERKSVADFLDTLTGGDRSLFEQVGDLSRHYARPVVVLEGDGLYEERNVHPDAIRGALASLSVDFGVSVLRTEDESDTADLLAVVAGREQTAKDREVSVHGEKSSKTLAEQQEYVVGAIADIGPVTARSLLEGFGSVEAVMTAREEDLMEVDGVGEVTAERIRRVVGSDYR from the coding sequence ATGGCGGCCACCGACGGCGGCGACGACGACTACGTCGACCACCCGTTGCTCGCGCCGGGCTTCATCGAGCGCCGGCGATACCAGCAGGAACTCGCCGACACCGCACGCGCCGACCACACCCTCGTCTGTCTCCCGACGGGACTGGGCAAGACGACGGTGAGTCTGCTCGTGACCGCCGACCGTCTCCACGAGGCCGGCGGGACGGCACTCTTTCTCGCCCCGACCAAGCCGCTGGTCCAGCAACACGCGACCTTTTACCGCGAGGCGCTGACGATCCCCGACGACGAGATTACGGTCTTCACGGGCGACGTTCGCCCGGACGACCGGGCCGACCTGTGGACCGACAGCCGGATCGTCATCGCGACGCCACAGGTCGTCGAGAACGACCTCATCGGCGGCCGTATCTCGCTTGCCGACGTGACACACCTCACCTTCGACGAGTGTCACCGCGCGACCGGCGACTACGCCTACGTCTACATCGCCGAGCGCTACCACGCCGACGCCGAGCGACCGCTGGTGACGGCGATGAGCGCCTCGCCCGGCGGCGACGAGGAGGCGATCCGGACGGTGTGTGAGAACCTCGGCCTCGCAGAGGTGACCGTGATGACCGAGGACGACGCCGACGTGGCCGACTACACCCACGACACCGAGGTGGAGTGGGAACGAGTGAGCCTGCCCGACGAGGTGATCGAGATTCGCGACGCGATCAACGATGTGATCACCGACCGACTGGAGTCGCTGAAGGAACTCGGCGTCACGAACTCGACGAGTCCGGACCTCTCCCAACGCGACCTCAACCGGATGCGTGGGGAGTTACAGGAGTTGATCGACGCCGACCAGTCCGAGGGGTACGAGGGAATGTCGATCCACGCGGAGGTGATGAAACTCCGTCGAGCGGTCGAACTCGCGGAGACGCAGTCGGTGGAGTCGCTACGGCGGTACTTCGAGCGACAGCGCAACGCCGCGCGGTCCTCGGGTGCGTCGAAGGCGAGTCAGCGACTGGTCGCCGAACCGACGGTACGCGAGGCGATGCGGAAGGCCGAGGCGTTCGACGACCTCCACCCCAAGTTCCGACAGACGCGGGTGTTGCTCGCTCAGACGCTCGGTATCGGCGGCGGGGAGCGGGTCATCGTCTTCACCGAGTCACGGGACACGGCGGAGGCGCTCACCGGCTTCCTGCGCGAGAGTTTCGACGTGCGTCGCTTCGTCGGCCAGGGCGACAAGGAGGGATCGGACGGCATGACCCAGAAAGAACAGGGCGAAACCTTGGACGCCTTCCGAGCCGGCGAGTTCGAAGTGCTGGTCTCGACGTCCGTCGCCGAGGAGGGGCTGGACGTACCCGAGGTCGACCTCGTGCTCTTCTACGAGCCCGTGCCGACGGCGATTCGGTCGATCCAGCGCAAGGGTCGAACCGGGAGACAGGACGAGGGACGAGTGGTCGTCCTCATGGCCGAGGACACCCGCGACGAGGCCTTCTTCTGGATCTCCCGGCGGCGCGAGCGGGAGATGGAGGACGAACTGAAGCAGTTGAAGGGGGTCGCCGACGAGGTGGCGGCCGACCTCGACGACTCCCAGACGGCGCTGGATGCGTTCGACGGGGATGGTTCGACTGAAACCGGGACCGAAGCGACGGAGGCCGACGGGGGAACGGCGGCCCAGCCGGGACTCGCGGCGTTCGACGAGACGGTCGGCGACGAAGCCGAGACGGTCGGCGACGAGGCGGACGGGGTCGTCGCCACCGCCGGCGACGACGACGACGAGGCGGTCGAAATCGTCGTCGACCAGCGTGAACTCGACTCGGCCATCGCGCGCGACCTCTCGACCCGCGAGGGGATAGAGACGCGACTGGAGACGCTCGCCGTCGGCGACTACGTCGTCTCCGACCGGGTGGCGATCGAGCGCAAATCCGTGGCCGACTTCCTCGACACACTCACCGGCGGCGACCGCTCGTTGTTCGAGCAAGTGGGTGACCTCTCGCGCCACTACGCCCGCCCGGTCGTCGTACTCGAAGGCGACGGCCTCTACGAGGAGCGCAACGTCCATCCCGACGCCATCCGAGGGGCGCTGGCGTCGCTCTCGGTCGACTTCGGGGTGAGTGTCCTCCGGACCGAGGACGAGAGCGACACCGCTGATCTCCTGGCGGTCGTCGCCGGGCGGGAGCAGACGGCGAAGGACCGCGAGGTCAGCGTCCACGGCGAGAAGAGTTCGAAGACGCTGGCCGAACAACAGGAGTACGTCGTCGGCGCCATCGCCGACATCGGCCCGGTGACCGCACGCTCCTTGCTGGAGGGCTTCGGGAGCGTCGAGGCCGTGATGACCGCGCGCGAAGAGGATCTGATGGAGGTCGACGGAGTCGGCGAGGTGACGGCCGAGCGGATTCGGCGCGTGGTGGGCAGCGACTACCGGTGA
- a CDS encoding ferredoxin — protein sequence MHVEFDRDTCIGMFQCVEEWAAFEENRDDGKADLVGSEETDPDLFVREVPEDAELDAEFAARTCPVDAIRLYDDDGDRVV from the coding sequence ATGCACGTCGAGTTCGACCGAGACACCTGCATCGGCATGTTCCAGTGCGTCGAGGAGTGGGCGGCGTTCGAGGAGAACCGCGACGACGGGAAAGCGGACTTGGTCGGGAGCGAGGAGACCGACCCCGATCTGTTCGTCCGCGAGGTACCGGAGGACGCCGAACTGGACGCCGAGTTCGCCGCGCGGACCTGCCCCGTCGACGCCATCCGCCTCTACGACGACGACGGCGACCGAGTCGTGTAG